One stretch of Cohnella algarum DNA includes these proteins:
- the trpS gene encoding tryptophan--tRNA ligase, producing the protein MNSNAKQRVLSGIQASGKLTLGNYIGAMKNFVKLQEEYDSFYMIVDLHAITVPQEPAALREQTESVAALFIAAGIDPQQSAVFVQSHVPAHAELGWIMTTLSYMGELERMTQFKDKSAGKEAVGAGLFVYPPLMAADILLYDTHLVPVGDDQKQHLELTRDLAGRFNHRFGETLRIPEPYIPKVGARIMSLDDASKKMSKSNPNPGSYISLLDSPDEIRKKISRAKTDLGREVEFDPQTKPEVSNLMSIYALCAGISVDEVQARYEGQGYGAFKKDLAEQVVAVLEPIQRKYTEIRESGAIHDLLREGARKANEAAEQTLARVKDAMGFLLPRR; encoded by the coding sequence ATGAATTCAAACGCGAAACAGCGGGTACTGTCCGGCATTCAAGCAAGCGGCAAGCTGACGCTCGGCAATTACATCGGCGCCATGAAAAACTTCGTCAAGCTGCAGGAGGAGTACGACAGCTTCTACATGATCGTCGATCTGCACGCGATTACCGTGCCGCAAGAGCCGGCGGCGCTTCGGGAGCAAACGGAATCGGTCGCGGCTTTGTTTATCGCGGCGGGCATCGATCCGCAGCAGTCGGCCGTTTTCGTCCAATCGCACGTTCCGGCGCACGCGGAGCTGGGCTGGATCATGACGACGCTGTCGTATATGGGGGAGCTCGAGCGGATGACGCAATTCAAGGACAAATCGGCGGGCAAGGAAGCGGTAGGAGCCGGCTTGTTCGTCTACCCGCCGCTCATGGCGGCCGACATTTTGCTGTATGACACGCATCTCGTCCCGGTCGGCGACGACCAGAAGCAGCATCTGGAGCTGACGCGCGATCTGGCGGGCCGGTTCAATCACCGTTTCGGCGAAACGCTGCGGATTCCGGAGCCTTATATTCCGAAGGTGGGCGCGAGAATCATGTCGTTGGACGACGCAAGCAAAAAAATGAGCAAAAGCAATCCGAATCCGGGAAGCTACATTTCCCTGCTCGATTCCCCGGACGAAATCCGCAAAAAAATATCCCGGGCCAAAACGGACCTGGGACGGGAGGTCGAGTTCGACCCGCAAACTAAACCGGAAGTCAGCAATCTGATGAGCATCTACGCCCTTTGCGCTGGAATTTCGGTCGACGAGGTTCAGGCGCGGTACGAGGGACAGGGATACGGGGCGTTCAAAAAGGATTTGGCGGAGCAAGTCGTTGCCGTCCTTGAACCGATCCAGCGGAAATATACGGAAATTCGCGAATCCGGCGCCATTCACGATTTGCTGCGCGAAGGCGCGCGGAAGGCCAACGAGGCGGCGGAGCAAACGCTGGCCCGGGTAAAGGACGCGATGGGCTTCCTGCTCCCCCGCCGTTAG
- a CDS encoding DUF5325 family protein produces MKKSVAWVLAFVSVAWMTATAISLDYNVWLSALFFVLCGCTIGIGFTVKSRSRRSPQ; encoded by the coding sequence ATGAAGAAATCTGTGGCATGGGTTTTGGCCTTCGTTTCGGTCGCCTGGATGACCGCCACCGCCATCTCGCTCGACTATAACGTTTGGTTGTCCGCCCTGTTTTTCGTCCTCTGCGGCTGCACGATCGGAATCGGCTTCACCGTCAAATCGCGCAGCCGCAGAAGCCCGCAGTAG
- a CDS encoding alpha/beta-type small acid-soluble spore protein translates to MASNNSSRNRVLVKESKGALENMKMEAAQSLGVQIPSDGYYGNVTSRDAGSLGGYITKNLVRIAEQQLSGGQQFTGGR, encoded by the coding sequence ATGGCCAGCAACAATTCTTCTCGCAACCGGGTACTTGTAAAAGAATCCAAAGGTGCCCTGGAAAACATGAAGATGGAAGCCGCACAATCCCTCGGCGTTCAAATTCCGTCCGACGGATACTACGGCAACGTCACTTCCCGTGATGCCGGATCGCTTGGCGGTTATATCACGAAAAACCTGGTCCGCATCGCCGAACAACAGCTTTCCGGTGGTCAACAGTTTACCGGCGGTCGTTAA